Within Trichoderma atroviride chromosome 2, complete sequence, the genomic segment CAGAAAGTGTGAGCTCGGCAGAGTCGACAGAGTCAGCACAATCGGCACAGTCGACAGACTCGGTGGAAACTACTCGCCCAGCAATGACGCACAGGCGGAGCAGCAGTGCGGATACGACAGCATCTGTGGACACGTTTGCAACGGCAACTGAGGGACTGGACAGTCGTAGCGCAACGGCCCAGGGTGCGTTCAGAGTCTACACGGCGGCTGACTTGTTTGAAGATGCTCGGCGAAGACACGCCCATTCGTTTAGAGGCTCTTCGgtgagcagcagcgacgagacTGCTTCTACGCTTGGGACACATCAAAGGAGCAGCACGATGACTACGCCTCGGCCAACGAGCAACAGCTCAGTCAACTCCATGCACCGACCGTCGCATTCGTCTTTTGAGTCTATCGGAACGAACCGGAGCTTCCCACTCAtcagcaaggccaagctcAACGGTGGTATTCTGACGCCTGGCGGCTCTCCTGACCaagggctgaagaagaagattagaGACTCGCTTTTGACCGAGACGTCTAGCATTTACAGCCAAACCAGCAGCAATGACCGAGGCTCACAATCGCCTGCACTCCAAGTCCTGTCCAAGGATGTCCAGGTGACTGTTGAGAAACTGGTTGCAAGCATCGGCAAGTGCGTTTTGGCGCTGGGCGAGCCTGACGGAGCCAATCCAGGAGGCCATGAATTGTACAAACGCAGAATCGAGATGGCTCTCCGCGTTCTTAACGGAGAAGCTGATATCCCTTGAACAGGGGGTCAGacctattttttttcctttgttctttttctttttcttttattaacGATTGCAAAATACTTGACTTGCGTCTCTGAAGCGTCTATTGACGAGACGCGCGCCTTTTGGAGATGGGATAAGGGGGGGGAGTGGACAAACTATGATTTTAATGCTTTTCCGGCGATTGCTTATAGCGCGGACAGCTTATGCCTTCGATACCCTTTTCTTCTACGTGTTCTTTTTACTTGTTTAtaattctcttcttctacttttacattttttatttctattaATCGGCAAAGTTGCCCACTCCACGTTGGCTGCTtcgttcttttctttatttcttgGGAAGGGTGGCGGGACTTGTGTGCGTATTGGGATGAATGGGAACGACGACATGGTAGCGGAGGGAAAGGTATTTTGTCTTTGTAAACGACTTGGCTTAGAatgtaaaaagaaagaaaacccCGTGAATACAACTATCATTATTTGttattgtttttttgatCATTAAAGAGGCTGCATACATGCCTGCAATTAGTGATGCATTGGTTCATATGATTTGGTCACGACCCTTGAAAGTGCAAAATAGCTAGCGCCGACGCTGGAGCATCACATGCCAGCACTGCAACCAAGAGCAAAAGGCTAACTaaaaagctccagctctctttTAGCACGGGAAGCGGGCTAAATTCACGCCACCGCGGCGGGCGGGGGTCTTGTGCGAGAAGTAAAAAAGTCCctgaaaaaaaacaaggaacAAAGGAGGAGACGCAAAAGAGGCGTTGAAGGCCAGTCAtccatcctttttttttttttttttgacaaaaaaaagtcaaaaaaacaaagaggagTGGCCGAACATCTCCCGATTCGAAAACAACTCAGACTTCTGACGAACCAACGAAACGACAGAGACGTGAACACACGGACGGGACTGGACAGAATCAGAGCAAGGACAAAAACCAAACAGGGGCCTTTTATTTCTTGCTATCTTATCACGGATCCTTGTTCAGtggtttatttatttattaatattttttttttgttcgcCCTATTGGCTTTGAACGAAACGCGACCTGCCTTTGTGcgccttctctttctttcgtTGCTGGAAGGATTTGATAAAAACTGCTGCTTGAGCCCCgtcgcttttttttatcccctttataattcttttccATCGCCGACCAGAATCAAAACGCCTTGAGACGAAACACGTTACTGTCCACCGGTCGCCCGCAGCTCTATCCACAGATCTACACCAAGCGCTCTCTCTAAGCAGAGTCATacaaacaccaccaccaaacAACCATCGTCATTCATCGCCCGCCATGGACGAAACCCTCGCCACGCAGCTCCTCGCCTCGCTCCTCCCCGCCGACGTCGTCGCCCTCATCGACACGCACATCCTCTCGCCGCAATCGCCCGTCCAGGCCGTCAAGCGCACCGCCCTCGCGCAGGCCCGCCGCagcgccagcctcgtcctgccgctgctccaACCGCTCATCGACCGCGCGCTGGCCCTCCTCGCCGAGCACCAGGGCGCGCTGGACATGCTGGTGccgctggcggtgctgctggcgacgCTCGTGGTGCTCAACTGGGTGCGCCGCATCATCCTGTGGTGGACGCGCCTGGCCTTCCGCGCCGTCTTCTGGGCGGCCTttgcggcgctggcggcgtgGGTGGTGAACCGCGGCGTGCTGGTCAGCGCCAGGGACGCGGCCGTGCTGGGGGCCAAGATTGTCGGCTACATGGCCGTGCTCAAGGACGTCTGGCTGGACGAGTATAAGCGGTATGAAGGCCAGGAGGCGAGTGGGCGGTGGGACGAGTATGCGGCGCGGAggagcagtagcagcagggcGTTTAATGCGCAGGCGAGGTGATGGGACAAACAACAATAACTAAAGGGGggaagaaaacaacaaaGTCATGAGGAATTATGGTGTATGGGACATTACGATGCAATCAGGGCTGGGCGGGAACAAAGTCTGAGCAGATCAAGGGCGTATAATAGggtgttttttctttccttttcttttgtttaaCTTCTGCATCATTGGGGGAATTATCTGTTATtgctagtttttttattatcttgttgatttctttttgagattcttttctttacttttcaAAGAAGCAGCTAAATGCGAATACCATGAACGCCGTCGCTATGCAAATGTGCTCCCAACCAAACTGTATCaaagcatcttctttttctccttgatCATAatccttttcttctcattcaCTTTAATCAGCTTCGTCGTACTCCTGCTCATCGTCGGGCTCTTTGGGGTCTTGAGCCTCGTGGTACTGGATGCAGTCGTCAATGTGGCTGAGGATGCCTCCCACACTATCCTCGTCCGTGACATCAAGCTTAAGGTAGTTGATCATGCTGAAGCTCTCAATGAGGCCGGCCACGGCCTTGTTGAGACGGCGGAAACTGGCGCC encodes:
- a CDS encoding uncharacterized protein (EggNog:ENOG41~TransMembrane:3 (n4-14c20/21o75-92i102-120o126-145i)); the encoded protein is MDETLATQLLASLLPADVVALIDTHILSPQSPVQAVKRTALAQARRSASLVLPLLQPLIDRALALLAEHQGALDMLVPLAVLLATLVVLNWVRRIILWWTRLAFRAVFWAAFAALAAWVVNRGVLVSARDAAVLGAKIVGYMAVLKDVWLDEYKRYEGQEASGRWDEYAARRSSSSRAFNAQAR